From Enterococcus mundtii, the proteins below share one genomic window:
- a CDS encoding RNA polymerase sigma factor encodes MSSEKWLVKRAQKGDGEAFVKLIEQYENVLYGIAKRYLGIEDAADVLQDTILIAFEEIGNLKQPQYFHTWITKILINQSYNLIKKNNKFSYNYSDNHQKLLVEDCEEGLELENLISKLDPVYRVPILLYYYSGFSYKEISIIIGEPLGTVKSRIFRGKAWLKKEYTKGD; translated from the coding sequence TTGTCAAGTGAAAAATGGCTAGTTAAAAGAGCTCAAAAAGGGGATGGGGAAGCCTTTGTAAAGTTAATAGAGCAGTATGAAAATGTTCTTTATGGGATAGCCAAAAGATATTTAGGTATAGAAGATGCAGCCGATGTTTTACAAGATACTATTTTAATTGCTTTTGAAGAAATTGGGAATTTGAAACAGCCTCAATATTTTCATACGTGGATAACAAAAATATTAATTAATCAGAGTTATAACCTGATTAAGAAAAATAATAAATTTTCCTATAACTATTCTGACAATCATCAAAAATTATTAGTAGAAGATTGTGAAGAAGGATTGGAACTTGAAAACCTTATTTCAAAGCTAGATCCGGTGTATAGAGTACCGATTTTACTTTATTATTACAGCGGTTTTTCATACAAAGAGATTAGTATTATTATTGGAGAACCATTAGGGACTGTGAAATCAAGAATTTTTAGAGGTAAAGCCTGGTTGAAAAAAGAATACACGAAAGGTGATTAA